AAACGTCAAAAGTGAAGCGGTGAAAAAGCCGGCTGCCAAGCTGAGCTACAATTTACAGCGCGAACTGGAGCAGCTGCCGCAAAAGATGGAGGCACTGGAAGCACAGCTTGCTGCATATCAGGCACAGGTTGCTGATGTAAACTTCTTCAACCAGCCGCATGATGTCACTCAGCCCGTGCTGGATGCACTGACGAAAGCCGAACAGGAGCTGGAAACGGCGTTTGAACGTTGGGAATACCTTGAGTCGTTAAGTCAAGGCGCGTAATTACACTGAGGAAAAGGTATGTGTTCGTCGCACCACGCACATCAATGGATTTTATGTCCGCAGTGTGACCTGATGACACAGTTGCCCGTGCTCATGCCGGGCAGCAAAGCAAGCTGCCCGCGTTGTCATACCACACTGCACTCCAGCTGGGTTGAGCCACTCCGGCGCCCCGCTGGCTACGCGCTGGCGGCGCTGTTTATGCTGCTGCTGGCCAATCTTTTTCCCTTCGTTAATATGCGGGTGGCAGGGTTAAGCAGCGAAATATCCCTGATGCAAATCCCGCAGGTGATGGTTTCCGAAGACTACAGCAGCCTCGCCACGCTGTTTATGCTGTTTGTTCAGGGCGTGCCTGCGTTTTGTATGACGGCAATATTGCTGCTGGTCAGTCCGTTAAAACTGCCGCTGCCGTTGAAACGGGGGATGACCCGTATCCTGATGCAGCTGCGAAGCTGGGGCATGGCGGAGATTTTCCTCGCCGGGGTTCTGGTGAGCTTCGTTAAGCTGATGGCCTATGGGGATATCGGTATCGGCAGCAGCTTTATCCCGTGGTGCCTGTTCTGCGTGCTGCAGCTGCGGGCATTCCAGTGCATTGAACGACGCGTGCTCTGGGAACGCGTGGCACCGCTGCCGCCGCTGCCTGCAACTCCGGTGGCCGGGATTAGCGGCCTGCGCCAGGGGATGCGTTCCTGCGCCTGCTGCACCGCCGTGCTGGCCAGCGATCGACTCGTGTGTCCGCGCTGCGGCAGTCATGGGCACGCCCGGCGTAAGCACAGCCTGCAGTGGACGCTGGCGCTACTGTTGACCTCTATATTGCTTTATATTCCCGCAAACCTGATGCCGATCATGATCACCGAAGCGCTGGGCAACAAGATGGGCTCGACGATTATGGCCGGGGTTATCCTGCTGTGGAGCGATGGTTCCTATCCGGTCGCGTTAGTGATATTCATTGCCAGTATCATGGTACCGTCACTCAAGATGCTGGCCATCGCCTGGCTTTGCTGGGACGTCAAAGGCGAGAGCCGTCATCACCATGACAGCGAACGGATGCATAAGATTTATGAAATGGTGGAGTTTGTCGGGCGCTGGTCAATGATCGATGTATTTGTTATTGCCGTACTGTCGGCACTGGTGCGAATGGGGCGGCTGATGAGCATTTATCCCGCCACGGGCGCGCTGTTATTTGCCATGGTCGTCATCCTGACGATGTTTGCCGCCATCACGTTCGATCCCCGACTGACCTGGGATCGGGTGAAAGATAAGAGTTCTGAGGAGTCGTTGAGTGACGGACAATAATCACAGCACCGCCAGAGTAGAACACATTAAGCGCTGGTCGCCGGTGTGGATCGTACCGATTGTCACCGTGCTGATCGGCGCATGGATCCTGTTTTATCACTTCAGCCATCAGGGGCCGGAAGTTACCCTGATCACCACCAATGCGGAAGGCATTGAGGGTGGAAAAACCACCATTAAAAGCCGCAGTGTCGATGTCGGCATCGTGGAGAGCGCCGTGTTAACGGACGATCTGCACCACGTTGAAATCAAAGCACGTCTGAATTCCGGCATGGAGAAACTCCTGCGTGAAGACAGCGCTTTCTGGGTGGTCAAACCGACCATTGGCCGCGGTGGCGTCAGCGGTCTGGGAACGTTGCTGTCCGGTGCTTATATTGAACTTCAGCCTGGCGCGAAAGGCGAAAAGGCGAAAGAGTATCAATTGCTGGATGCGCCACCGCTGGCTCCGCCTGATGCCAAAGGGATCCGCATCACTTTGGACAGCCGCAAAGCCGGTCAGCTAAATCCAGGCGATCCGGTCCTGTTCCGCGGTTATCGCGTCGGCTCTGTGGAAACCAGCTCGTTTGATACCGATAAACGTATGATCGGCTATCAGCTGTTTATTGCCGCGCCTTACGATCGGCTTATCACCACCAATGTGCGCTTCTGGAAAGACAGTGGGATTGCGGTAGATATGTCTGCGTCGGGGATGCGGGTTGAAATGGGATCGCTGGCCACGCTGTTAAGCGGTGGGGTGAGCTTTGACGTGCCGGAAGGCTGGGAGCTGGGCAAGCCCGCCGAGAATAAAGCGGAGTATCGGTTATTTGACGATCAGCGCAGCATTCAGGACTCCCTGTACAGCGAGCACAAAGACTTCCTGATGTTCTTTAACGATTCGGTTCGCGGCCTGAACGCCGGTGCGCCGGTTGAGTTCCGTGGTATTCGCCTAGGTACGGTGGCTGAAGTGCCGTTTACCGCCCCGGGTATCGCCCAGCGTCTGAATAACGATTACCGCATACCGGTGCTGATCCGCATTGAGCCTGAGCGTTTCCGTAAGCAGTTAGGCGAAGGGTTCAACTTTGAGCAGCATTTGAAAAGCGGTATCGCCGAGGGACTACGCGCCTCGCTTAAATCCGCCAATCTGTTGACCGGTTCGCTGTACATTGATTTAGACTTTTATAAAAATGCCAAACCGGTTACCGGTTCGTCTAAATTTGGAGATTACGAACTGATCCCAACGGTCAGCGGTGGGCTTGCTCAGATTCAGGAAAAGCTGGTGGAATCGCTGGATAAAATCAACAATCTGCCGCTTAACCCAATGCTGAATGAGGCAACCGGAACGCTGAAAGAGAGCCAGCGCACGCTGCGTGAACTGCAGAAAACGCTGGATAACCTGAATCAGATCACCTCCAGCCAGGCCATGCAGGAGCTCCCGGCTGACATGCAGACTACGCTACGTGAACTGAATCGCAGCATGAAAGGCTTCCAGCCGGGATCGCCTGCCTATAACAAGATGGTGGCGGATATGCAGCGGCTGGATCAGGTTATGCGTGAGCTGCAGCCGGTTCTGAAAACGCTTAATAACAAAAGTAATGCGCTGGTGTTTGAAGCGAAACCCGGCCAGGACCCACAGCCGAAGAGGGCGAAATAATGATGAAATGGATCCCCGTCGCCATGATCCTGGCGTTAACGGCCTGCAGCAGCACGCCGGAAACCCGTTACTACCAGCTGCCAGCAGCAGGCAATAACCCGGTGGTGAGCAGTCAGACTTTTTCGCGTCCGGTCTGGGTGGAATCGGTGTCGATACCGGATTATCTGGCGGGTAACGGGGTGGTTTATCAAAGCAATGACGTTCAGTACGTGATCGCGGCGAATAATCGCTGGGCCAGTCCGCTTGACCAGCAGCTGCAGCAAACGCTGGTCAGCAACCTGAGCAGCGAATTACCCGGCGCAATGATTTCTGCAACGCCGCTCGGGCAGCAGCATGACACACTCAACGTGACCGTAACCGGATTCCACGGCCGCTATGATGGTCAGGCCGTTGTCAGCGGTGTCTGGGTCCTGCAGCGTGAAGGCCGCCTGCAGAAAAGGGCATTTACTCTGACTCTGCCGCAAAGCGAGGACGGGTATGATTCGTTAGTCAGAACGCTGTCTAAGGGTTGGCAACAGATTTCGACCCAGATCGCAAATGCGATAAATCAGCAACGTTAGTTATTATTTTTACAAATGGCCTAAGCCTTTGATTATCGCAAAATGAGACTTTTGCATAATTGAAGGCTTTTTTTATGCTAATCATCGACCTGTGGCCTTTCTGGCTCAATTAAAAATGCAAAATTATGAAAATGCCAGGTCAAAAATATGACATTGGCGTGAAATTTGCGCATTGATCTTTTATTACTGCAGAGGTAGAACTGAATTGTGGCTGCACGTGCTGTAGCCACTGTTTTCTTTCCACCAGATTCCACCAGACAAAATGAGGGAAACGCGGCATGAAGAGACAGAAACGAGATCGCCTGGATCGGGCACATTCACGGGGCTATCAGGCGGGTATTACAGGACGCTCAAAAGAGATGTGTCCATACCAATTGCTGGATGCTCGATCTCACTGGTTGGGAGGTTGGCGACAAGCCATGGAGGACAGGACGGTTACCGCGTAACGCCTGTTCAACGTAAAGGAACAAACCTCCGCTGCTGCGGAGGTTTTCGGTTCTGGAGGTCATGGTTTTTGCAACGATGACCAGAACGATTAGAAAGCGGTCGTATCTTTAAACAGGCCAACTTTCAGGTCAGTCGCGGTGTAAATCACTTTTCCGTCGACCAGCACTTCACCATCTGCAACGCCCATCACCAGCTTACGATTAATGACGCGTTTGAAGTGAATACGGTACGAAACTTTCTTCGCGGTCGGCAGAACCTGACCGGTGAATTTCACTTCGCCAACGCCCAGCGCGCGGCCTTTACCTTCAGCGCCTAACCAGCCCAGGTAAAAACCGACCAGTTGCCACATTGCATCCAGACCCAGACAGCCCGGCATGACCGGGTCGCCGATGAAATGACAGCCGAAGAACCACAGGTCCGGATTAATATCCAGCTCGGCCTCTACGAAGCCTTTACCGTAGTTACCGCCGTCTTCGGTCATTTTGATTACGCGGTCCATCATCAACATATTGCCGGCTGGCAATGGCGGGCCTTCTGCACCGAAAAGTTCACCGCGACCAGAAGCAATCAGGTCTTCTTTTGTATAGGATTCGCGTTTATCTACCATATTCTTAATAAGCCTTATTTTAGTGAATCACGAATTTTAGCTAACACGTGTACGCTGAACAAGTCCGATCAGCGCTGGTTGAACCAGTTTAACCAGCGTAGCGGCCAGGGAAGCTGGCGCGCATCCTGTTGGTTAAACTGAGCAATGCGGTCCTGAATAGAACGCAGCAGGCAAGGATCGTTCTCCTTGTCCCATTCAACACCCGTTAACAACGGCAGGGCTTCATCCACGCTGGATACCGCCCATAAATGAAATTTACCTTCTCGTACCGCATCGACAACTTCTTGTTGTAACGAGAGGTGACGTACGTTGGCCGCCGGGAGAATGACCCCCTGATGGCCATTCAGCGTACGCTGATTACAGATATTGAAGAAGCCTTCAATTTTTTCGTTCAATCCGCCCACAGGCTGAACGCGACCAAACTGATCGACGGAACCGGTAACGGCGATTTGCTGATTGATCGGTTGTAATGCCAGAGCGCTGATGAGTACACACAGCTCGGCCAGCGAAGCGCTGTCGCCATCAACTTCTGAATAAGACTGTTCAAATACCATCGAAGCGGAGAAGGGCAGCTGTTGATCAAGCTCCAGCTCGGCAATGAGCCACGCCTGCATAATCATCATACCCTTGGCGTGGATATTACCGCCGAGTTCCGCTTTACGCTCCACATCGGTGAACTCGCCGTCGCCAACATGTACCACGCAGCTGATGCGCGAAGGCTCGCCAAACGGACGAGGATGACCCGGGAAATCAATTACCGAAAGCGCGTTGATTTGGCCGATCGTTTCGCCTTCGGTTTCGATCAGGATCTGATCGAGCAAAATGTCGTCGCGTACCCGTTCGGAGAGGAAGCTCTCACGCCATTCACGCGTCGTTAGCGCATCGCGTAAATTATCGCCGCTGACGGTTTCGTTCTCGCTGTAAAGTGCGGCATCCTGCAGCTGACGAGCCAGCCAGGTGGGGTCCAGCGGCAGCGTCTCCTGATCGCCGGTATAGCGCGCGGCTTCACGAATCAGCACCGGCCAGAAGTCAGCGGAGGGAGCGGGGTAGCCCAGACTCTGCGCTACACTGAGCACCCACTGGATCCAGTGCGTGAACTCTTCTTCATCGACCAGCTGGATGTTCTCCTCAAACTCACTGTAAAGTGAGAGCGCAACCAGCTCCGGCTCCATATCCTGAAAATCAGCCAGGGCATCACGATCGCCGGTCAGGACCAGACGAAGCTGCATCGGCATTGACGGGACGTCAAGCGGCAGAGGGCGCGTTTCATCCTGCGAATACCAGTCGAAGCGGCGGTTGACCATAATCTGTTTCAGGCGCAGCCAGAGTAAAGGCTGCGCCAGCAGCACGCGCAGGGAGAGGATCAGCACGCCGCCGTTTGCACGGTGAACAAGACCCGGAGTGAGCGTTAGCGTTGAGTTATGAAGACGAACACAGCCAAACAGCTGCTCAGCTTCAATCCAGTCGGCATGATGAATGCCACCGGTGCTGGCAAAATTGTCGAGCGGGCTTTCCGCCGGGCGCCAGACGATCTTTTGCGGTTCAACCAGATAGTGCCCACCGTACAGCAGGTTTGCATCGTCTTCCTCTTCTTCAGATTCCACAAGGGAAGAGAGCACGTTCTGCAGCAAAGCCTGGTATTCAGCGCTTTCGGCGCTTTTAACCAGCATAAGCGGTACTTTAGCCGGGGTTTGCAGAAGCAGGCTGAGGCCGTTGAACAGGCGAGACTGCACGTTAGCAAAACATTCTGTCTCAGTGGTGGCCGCCTGTGAGATGAGATGCTGGAAGCGTTCTGTATCGGGCTGTAGGGCGCGCCACTCTAATCGGTTGTTGGTCAAAGTTATCGTATTTTTCTGAAATGAATAAAAGCGGCATTATACAATAATTCAGCCTGTTAAGCACAGCAGACATGCGGTTCTGTACAACCAGAATTGAGATTCGCGCCCTGGTTCGGGTTTTCTTTGCAGCCAGATTAAAAAAAGCTGTTATTCTTAACTTGTTATAGGGTCAGCATGAGATTCCGATGAAATATCAACAACTGGAAAATCTTGAAAGCGGATGGAAATGGAAATACCTGGTCAAAAAACACCGCGAAGGTGAAGCGATCACGCGCTATATCGAGCTCAGCGCAGCGCAGGCGGTCGTGGATGAGTTGTTGGCGATGGAGAACAACCCCAATCTGGTCTTAGCCTGGATTAGCCAGCATATTAATCCAGCTCTTGAAAATCGGATGAAACAGACGATCCGCGCGCGTCGTAAACGCCATTTTAATGCTGAACATCAGCATACGCGAAAGAAGTCTATCGACCTGGAATATCTGGTGTGGCAGCGTCTTGCAGGACTGGCGCAGCGTCGTAACAGTACGCTTTCAGAAACGGTGGTGCAGCTTATTGAAGACGCCGAGCGTAAAGAACAATATGCCAGCCAGATGTCCTCACTCAAGCAGGATCTCAAGGCGATTCTCGGTAAACCCGAATAGCAGGGTGGGACGCGTCTTTCACTGAAGGTGCCGTAATAAAAGCAAATAAAAAACCCCGCCTTGGCGGGGTTTTTTCATCAAAGTGTCACTTAAGCCTGAGGCTGAGTCACAACGTCTTTGATGCCTTTAACTTCGATTTCTACGCGACGGTCTGGCGCCAGGCAGTCGATCAGAGCCTGACGGCCTTTCACGCTGTCACAGGTGTTGCCAGTAACTGGGTTAGATTTACCCTGGCCACGTGCAGAGATCTTGTTAGCTGGGATACCTTTAGATACCAGGTAATCCACGACTGACTGAGCACGTTTCTCAGACAGTTTCTGGTTGTACTCTTCAGAACCGATGCGGTCGGTGAAGCCCAGTACTACAACAGAGCCATCTTTCGGATCCAGATTGCTCAGCTGAGTGTACAGCTGATCCAGAGCCTGCTGACCTTCTGGTTTCAGAGTGGCTTTGTTGAAGTTGAACAGCACGTCAGATTTCAGAGTGAAACGCTTGGTTTCAACAACTGGAGCCGGAGCTGGTGCTGGAGCTGGTGCTGGTGCAGCAGCTTCTTCCTGACCGAAACGGTAAGAAACACCTACGCTGAACATGGAGTTATCAGGACGCGTACCAACGGTACCTGCATCACCGATGTTGTTCACCCACTGGTAGTCCAGACGGGTTGCCCAGTTCTGAGTCAGTGCATATTCAACACCCACTGCTGCCAGTGGAGAAACACCGGTGTCGTGGTCGCTGATGCGATCGCCGCCAACTACCTGCTGAGTGGAGTCAGCACGCCACACCATACCACCCAGGCGGGTGTAAACGTCCAGGTTGTCCAGAACCGGGTAGCTTAACTTAGCTGCCAGCTGAACGCCCTGCGCTTTGAATGCGCCATTAACCTGGTCGCCTTTGTTAGGCATACGGCCCAGCCAGTCGTAACCCAGTTCGAAGCCCAGGTATGGATTCGCCTGATAACCAAGGAATGCACCAGCACCAAGCTGATTTTCATGGGTTGGGCCGTCGTTATCCTGGTAACCGTTACCGTAGTAACCTTTATCGTGGTACTGAGACCAGCCCAGTTTAGCACCGGTGTACCAGGTGTCATCTTTAGGAGCGGCCTGCGCTACGGTAGCGAAGCCAGCCAGTGCCACTGCAATTGCGATAGCTGTCTTTTTCATTTTTGCGCCTCGTTATCATCCAAATAGGCAATGAGCTTAAATTTAGCTCTTTGGTTAAATCCTTTGCCGGGTTATCACGCTCATTTGTGACTCTTCCAAAAAAAAGGAGGTTATTGAGCACCCTGGCGAGATAAAGTCTACAACGTACTAGCAAATTAACAAGTGTGATATGACGATGGCCGATAAAAAAATGGGGATTTTTACATATTTTTTAACATTCGGAAGGGAATTATGTGTACAAGAAATGGTCTGAGACGCAGCTAAGCTATTGTACAGCCGCGTCATAACATAATCTGGGGCTTAGGGCGTGTACCACGAGAAAAAATCCTGAGAATTATCTCATTTTTACTTAATGATACAAACTTGAATGAATTTTTAACCCGCTAAGTGGTCTGCCCGATTGCAAATTTACCCGATCCGGACGCATGATCAGGCCCAGTGCCTGGCCGCAGTTGGCGGCTGCCAGCAGACGCGCACGATCGCTTTCCGATACCTCCTCATCAAACCACCCGAGCACCACGCTGTAATTACCTGTTTGTAATGCTTTAATCATGGCTTCAACGGTAGTGATTGGCCCTGAATGCGAGGCCTGCATGACTCTATCAAGAGGGAGGCCCGAACGCTGCAGCCAGTCACGGCTCAATTTTTGTTGCGGTGTTAACCACAGCTGCCAGCGGGACTGCTTACCCAACTGCTGAAGCAGAGGAAGCAGCAACAGCTGGGTCATGCCGGGCTGGTTTTCGCTGTAAACTAATTCACTAATCAAACCAGCGGCACAAGCTGGAGCAGATGTCACACGTGATGCAACGTGGAATGCACTATCGCTATTAACAGATTGAGATTTCGGGAAATAGGTACGCATGATGTCTTCGCTCGCAATGTCACTGTATGAATATACAGTATATGGCTGACGAACAAAGATCAACCTTATTTTTTTGACGACGCCTCGCAAATTCACAAGATAACCTGATGCAAGCGGATTTATTCATTGAACCTGTAATGCAGATTGCCTATGTTTCAATATGTTGATTTCTTGGGATTTGTGCGAATTTTCTTAAGCTGAGCAGGGAGTTGCTATGAGTAGTTCAAAACAGAGAATTGAACAGGCTAAACAGCGGTTGGCGTCGTTGGGGCAGGTTGAGTCGCGCACGCAGTTCGGCGGTTACAGTCTTTCCGTAGCAAAAACCGTTTTTGCGGTCGTTGCCGATGGCGAACTGTATCTACGTGCCTGTGAGCAGGTACAGCCCTACATCATTGAAAGGAAAATGCAGCCGCTCCATTTAGTGAAGCGCGGTTTATCCGTTGAGCTGAACTATTACCGGGTTGATGGCGCGCTGTGGACCGATCCCGATCAGCTGCTGGCTCTCTCTTCTTTATGTCTGAATGGCGCGCGGCAGGAGCTGTGGATGCGGCTAATGAACCGGCGCATCAAAGATTTACCCAATATGGGCATTCGCATGGAGGCAATGCTGCGCGATGTGGGCATCTGTTCAATCGCGGTGCTGATAGAGCAGGGGGCAAAACGTAGCTGGCTGAAGCTGCGCGCCAACAATAAGCACCTCGGGCTTTCGGTGCTGCTTGCGCTGGAAGGTGCGATAGTCGGCAGCCACTATCAGGCGCTGCCGACGGATGTTAAGGAAGAATTACGCGACTGGTTCAGACGGAATTCGCCGTGGGATCGTTGAGTCAGGCCGGTAATCTAGTTGACTGAGCGCTGAAATATCTGCTGTTTCAGCCGGGCAATTTCCGGAAGCAATGCCACCAGCAGGCCGACCTGCTGTAATACCAGCGGTTCTTTGGTGGCATTATCGGCTTCAGTTTGCTGTATCCGCTGCGCGAGGCTGGCCATCATACGCTGCGCTTTGGCCTCATCAACAACGTCAATATGCAAAATATCATCAACATAGCAGACAGCATCATCCATTAACTGCAGCAGGCCGTCATTTTCCAGCTTCTCACGATGCGCTCCCAGCGCGGAAATATAGCTGAGGAATGAATGATTGAGGCACAGCAGCCTGAAAGCCGCTTCACGCAGCGCGCCGTCCGCCTTATTTTCTACCGAAATATTCGAAACTACGGCAGCCAGCTCCGCGTCACCGTTGTGGGCGTCACGGCGCGCAATGCGGTAATCCAGACGGTTGTCCTTACCCTGGTGGTACTGCACCAGAACCGCATCCAGATAGCGGCAGTTTGCATTGAGCGTGCGCTCGGCCACCGAAGGCAGCCTCAGGAAACGCCAGTCCGGCCAGATAAAGGCCACCGCCAGCCAGGCGATGGCGCAGCCAAGCAGCGTATCGACAATACGCGGCAGCGCCACTTCAAAGCCTTCGCCCAGCAGATTGAAGCACAGCAATACCAGCAGCGTAATAAACATGGTGGCATGCGCGTACTGGATTGTGCGGAAGAAGAAGAACAGCACGCCGGTGACGACAATCAGCATCAGCTGCCCTTCAATGGAGGGCACCAGCCACAGGAGGGGCAGGCCTAGCGCAATTCCCGCCAGCGTGCCGACAATACGCAACGCCAGGCGCCGACGGGTGGCACTGTAGTTAGGCTGGCAGACAAACAGGCTGGTCAACAGTATCCAGTAACCGTGCTGCAATCCGGTAAACTGAATGAATGCGTAACCGGCGCACAGCAGGAGTGAGAGCCGGACAGCATGGCGAAACAGCGGCGACTCAGCGCTCATATGGCGGCTCAGCCTGAGGCGGATATCGCTCCAGCCGGTCAACCCCTCACGGGAAAGCGACTGATCGTGGTAATAGCCGCCTTCTGCCAGTGCCTGTTCAGACTCGATGGTCGCCAGCTGGGCGTCGATGGCCTTCAAATTGTTCAGCAGGAAGTGCATGGCCTGCACCTCATGGCTCTGCGGCTGCTGCGCCGACAGCCTCTGCAACGCGGCATTAAGATTGGCGAATGCGCGTTCGAAGCGCGCATCATGCTGATAGGTTTCCCGCAGTAAGATAGCGCGTGAAAGCTGCCGGCAGGCCAGAGCCTGCAGCGTTAACAGGCGCTGAAAGCGAAAAAGAATGTCGCTGGATCCCCAGGCTTTACGCAGCGAATGATACTGCACGTGCGATGAACTGGCCCGCTCATGGATATCCTGAGCCACAAAATAGTAATGGAGCGTGCGTCTTGTTCCTCGCTGGCCGCGATCGCCGCGCAGCCGCGACTGTATGGACGCTTTGGCCTGATTAAGTAACGTGACCAGCTGGCTGTTGGCCATGGCGACGTCCACCATGGCCTGCCGGTCATCCTCTTCAAGGTCAGGATCGAACAGGCTGGCTTTCGCTTCCAGGTACTGCGCCAGCTGCGCATAGCAGCGGGAAAGGTTTTCCTGAAGCGGGCGGATAGGGAACAGCAGATGCCCGGAAAGGGTCAGCAGGTTATACCAGATGGCCCCGGTCAGCAGCAGGACAGGCTGCAGGTACCACTGAGGGAACAGACCAATTCCCAGCATGGTGTAAATGGCGATAAGCAGCGCGCCAAAGGCGATAGTTGCATAGCGCGGCCCCAGTGCGCCGAGCAGAATGAACCCCCAGCTGGAGATCGCCAGTCCGATAACAAACAGCCACGGATGTGGAAACAGCAGCTCGACCGAAACGGAAGCAATACAGAAGCAGACCAGGGTAATCAGCAGGTTACGCAGACGACCGCTGAGGCGATCGTCCAGATCGGTGAGCGCGGCGGCAACAACCCCGAGCGTCAGCGGTATTGTCCAGGTGATCTGATCCAGCCACCAGGGGACGGCGGTAGTGCCAATCAACGCCAGCGTAATGCGGATGTTATACAGCCAGCTGCTGTTAAAAGCATAACGGCGAATATTATCGATCAGTGACGTGTGCATGCGGCGACTCACGGGAAGCGGCGGCGCGCATTGGCTTCACGGGCTGCTCGCGCGACCTCAACGGGTACCACGCGGCGTCCTACCGGCCAGAGTGCAATCACGGCTATTTTCAGGTTCGCCACGCCGACCGGAATGCCGATAATCGTCAGGCACTGGGCAATTCCGGCCGTGATGTGCATCAGGCACAGCCACCAGCCGAAAAAAATCACCCACAGAACATTGAGCAGCGTACCGCCTGAATTCATCAGCCTGTTTTTGCCAGCAGGATCCAGCTCGTCGACATGTACGGCTTCATTGCCGAAGGGCAGCAAAGACAGTTTGGTGATTTCCCAGCATGAGCGGGTCAGCGGCAGGGTAAAAATCAGCACGATGCTGACAACGGTAGCCAGCAGCCAGGACAGGGTGGTCAGAAAGCCGCCCAGAATGAAATTGAGGATGTTGAGTACGGCGCGCATCGGTGGTGTCCCCTTTTGCGTCAGGAAAAGTCTGAGTGACAATTCATTGATTGTAACGCGTTTTAACGCTGGAGCGGTAAACTGTCGCCAGCTAAACTAAGAGATGATGAAAATAACCGCAGCAGGGTCGCAGGAATGGAACTGAAAGCAACATCGCTGGGTAAACATCTGGCGCAACATCCTTACAACCGGGTGCGGCTGTTGAATGCTGGCGTTGAAGTCAGCGGTGAAAAACACGAATATCTCATCCCCTTTAATCAGCTGCTATCCATTGCCTGTAAGCGCGGCCTGGTTTGGGGCGAGCTGGAGTTTTCATTACCTGACGATAAAGTCGTCCGCCTGCACGGCACGGAATGGAACGAAACCCAGCGTTTTTATCACTACCTCAGCCTCGCATGGCAGCAGTGGAGCCAGGAGATGAGCGAGGTAGCGGCCGGCGTGTTAAATCAGCAGGCCGAAGCTATTCGAATTGCCGAACAGCAGGACCGCTGGCTGAAACGCAGCGATATCACCTGCTGGCAGCAGGCGATCCGTAAATCCTTTGACGCGCTTCCGCTTCCGGTCTCCCGGCTTGACGAATTTGATAACTGCCGTGAAGCCTGGCGCTACTGCCAGCAGTGGCTGAACGACAGCGACACCCAGCGCGTGCAACGCAATGCGCACTGGACGGATCGCATGCTGGAACAGCATGCCGCCTACTTCGGGCAGGTAGAAAGCTCGCCGCTGAACTCCTCGCAGGCGCGTGCGGTCGTCAACGGCGAAGATTCGGTGCTGGTGCTGGCCGGTGCGGGTAGCGGTAAAACCTCGGTGCTGGTTGCCCGTGCGGGCTGGCTGATGCTGCGCAACCAGGCGACGGCAGAGCAGGTGCTGTTACTCGCCTTTGGCCGTAAAGCGGCGGAAGAGATGAATGAACGCCTGCGTTCGCGTCTGCAGAATGAAAACTTTACGGCGCGCACCTTCCATTCTCTGGCGCTGCACATCATTCGCCAGGGCAGCAATAAATCACC
The sequence above is a segment of the Erwinia sp. SLM-02 genome. Coding sequences within it:
- a CDS encoding Lon protease family protein gives rise to the protein MTNNRLEWRALQPDTERFQHLISQAATTETECFANVQSRLFNGLSLLLQTPAKVPLMLVKSAESAEYQALLQNVLSSLVESEEEEDDANLLYGGHYLVEPQKIVWRPAESPLDNFASTGGIHHADWIEAEQLFGCVRLHNSTLTLTPGLVHRANGGVLILSLRVLLAQPLLWLRLKQIMVNRRFDWYSQDETRPLPLDVPSMPMQLRLVLTGDRDALADFQDMEPELVALSLYSEFEENIQLVDEEEFTHWIQWVLSVAQSLGYPAPSADFWPVLIREAARYTGDQETLPLDPTWLARQLQDAALYSENETVSGDNLRDALTTREWRESFLSERVRDDILLDQILIETEGETIGQINALSVIDFPGHPRPFGEPSRISCVVHVGDGEFTDVERKAELGGNIHAKGMMIMQAWLIAELELDQQLPFSASMVFEQSYSEVDGDSASLAELCVLISALALQPINQQIAVTGSVDQFGRVQPVGGLNEKIEGFFNICNQRTLNGHQGVILPAANVRHLSLQQEVVDAVREGKFHLWAVSSVDEALPLLTGVEWDKENDPCLLRSIQDRIAQFNQQDARQLPWPLRWLNWFNQR
- the ompA gene encoding porin OmpA, translated to MKKTAIAIAVALAGFATVAQAAPKDDTWYTGAKLGWSQYHDKGYYGNGYQDNDGPTHENQLGAGAFLGYQANPYLGFELGYDWLGRMPNKGDQVNGAFKAQGVQLAAKLSYPVLDNLDVYTRLGGMVWRADSTQQVVGGDRISDHDTGVSPLAAVGVEYALTQNWATRLDYQWVNNIGDAGTVGTRPDNSMFSVGVSYRFGQEEAAAPAPAPAPAPAPVVETKRFTLKSDVLFNFNKATLKPEGQQALDQLYTQLSNLDPKDGSVVVLGFTDRIGSEEYNQKLSEKRAQSVVDYLVSKGIPANKISARGQGKSNPVTGNTCDSVKGRQALIDCLAPDRRVEIEVKGIKDVVTQPQA
- the sulA gene encoding SOS-induced cell division inhibitor SulA, which encodes MRTYFPKSQSVNSDSAFHVASRVTSAPACAAGLISELVYSENQPGMTQLLLLPLLQQLGKQSRWQLWLTPQQKLSRDWLQRSGLPLDRVMQASHSGPITTVEAMIKALQTGNYSVVLGWFDEEVSESDRARLLAAANCGQALGLIMRPDRVNLQSGRPLSGLKIHSSLYH
- the matP gene encoding macrodomain Ter protein MatP, which produces MKYQQLENLESGWKWKYLVKKHREGEAITRYIELSAAQAVVDELLAMENNPNLVLAWISQHINPALENRMKQTIRARRKRHFNAEHQHTRKKSIDLEYLVWQRLAGLAQRRNSTLSETVVQLIEDAERKEQYASQMSSLKQDLKAILGKPE
- a CDS encoding TfoX/Sxy family DNA transformation protein, whose protein sequence is MSSSKQRIEQAKQRLASLGQVESRTQFGGYSLSVAKTVFAVVADGELYLRACEQVQPYIIERKMQPLHLVKRGLSVELNYYRVDGALWTDPDQLLALSSLCLNGARQELWMRLMNRRIKDLPNMGIRMEAMLRDVGICSIAVLIEQGAKRSWLKLRANNKHLGLSVLLALEGAIVGSHYQALPTDVKEELRDWFRRNSPWDR